A genomic segment from Aegilops tauschii subsp. strangulata cultivar AL8/78 chromosome 1, Aet v6.0, whole genome shotgun sequence encodes:
- the LOC109766357 gene encoding uncharacterized protein yields MSFAKKLQTHRPQSWSALPSDLAGLVLRRLPSHADHVRFADVCHHWRFSRQEHCLPPPLPWLAFPDGTFFGLPCREGAKESFKLHSSANYCISCGDWLAFAQNGTCFLMDPFSEITLTLPNLSSFCLVDEPVGIINGRDVLDEDMSGSLLQMDTAISLRKVIRCSELVVAAIVEIGPLRTVAYCQPGSTSWLVSELGSIGSVIDMMFYEGMLYVIDEFNDLLAINVREDNDNGKLRVSWIERLLDGAPCVLKLIQGGISYFESYLVESHGALLLVQRTIFGECDNNTIGGIKPVGIEFEVCQPDFQSRSWVKVSSVG; encoded by the coding sequence ATGTCGTTTGCCAAGAAGCTGCAGACACACCGTCCACAATCATGGTCAGCCCTGCCATCAGATCTTGCTGGTCTGGTCCTTCGTCGCCTCCCTTCCCATGCCGACCATGTGCGCTTCGCTGATGTATGTCACCATTGGCGCTTCTCCAGACAAGAGCATTGCCTGCCCCCACCTTTACCATGGCTTGCATTCCCTGATGGAACCTTCTTCGGCCTTCCCTGTCGAGAAGGGGCAAAAGAGTCCTTCAAGCTCCACAGCAGTGCCAACTATTGCATCTCCTGCGGTGACTGGCTTGCCTTCGCACAAAATGGCACCTGTTTCCTAATGGACCCCTTCTCCGAGATCACCTTGACGCTTCCTAACCTATCTTCTTTCTGTCTTGTGGATGAGCCTGTTGGAATTATTAATGGTCGTGATGTCCTGGATGAAGACATGTCTGGTTCTCTGCTACAGATGGATACTGCGATATCTCTGCGCAAGGTAATCAGGTGCTCGGAACTCGTTGTTGCTGCCATCGTTGAAATTGGGCCTCTTCGCACTGTTGCGTACTGCCAACCGGGTTCAACCTCATGGTTGGTGAGTGAACTTGGCAGCATAGGGTCGGTCATAGATATGATGTTTTATGAAGGTATGTTGTATGTCATTGACGAGTTCAACGACCTTTTGGCAATCAATGTCAGAGAGGACAATGATAATGGCAAGTTAAGGGTATCTTGGATCGAGCGTCTACTTGATGGTGCCCCCTGTGTCTTAAAGTTGATCCAAGGTGGCATCTCTTACTTCGAGTCGTATCTAGTTGAATCTCATGGTGCACTACTGCTGGTACAGAGAACAATATTTGGTGAATGTGATAATAACACGATTGGTGGTATCAAGCCAGTAGGGATTGAATTTGAGGTGTGTCAGCCAGACTTCCAGTCTCGAAGTTGGGTGAAGGTGAGCAGTGTTGGGTGA